The sequence aaacgtcCTTAAGTAAAATTTCAGAACAAAATTGGTGTTGATGAGACATGAGATTGGTAGTACTACCTGATGACTTAATAAAGAAGTTGTCTCAACGTAGATGGCACTTCATAACTTAATAAAGTAGTTGTATTGGGTTAGAATTCTTTTTGATTGAGTCTCTGTGTAAGATGTTACAGGCACGAACTGGATCGCCATCTATGTCAGAAAACGAAGTGAACTAACCCAAAACATATCCGAATATTGAGGCGTggagaaagaaccaaagatttgattcagttcaATGTATGTTTGAGCCTTTAATCAAGAAGTGAAATACTCACATTCGTAGTCAAAATATATTTAGCTAAAACTTTTCTTACGGATGAACGAAATGACAAATTAAACTTGCAATGCTTCAATGAAATTTCTAAATACGGTCTATACCGAGAGAGATCATTGTAGACAATCTTCGTAGGCGACCGAAGTCTACATCTTTCAGCAGCAACCTAACGTCCTGTGACTCCAACTCTTCCTCGACCTTGAAGAATCTACGGTGAACTTCCTTGAGTAATTTTAAAACGTTAGCCAATCCACCGTTGTTTTCACTCTCGTCTGTTTTTTCCTCGGAGTGATGCTTCGACAATCGGCTTTCGAACCTAAAATACTTGTACCTGCCAATCAACACTAGGTTACTCTTGTGATTAGGCCAAGCTTTACACGTATCATCCACAATCACCACTCCACGTTCATCagccaaaaccaaatcaagtgTCTTCGTATGAGGACTCTCGTTTCTTGTTATCACTCTATGCCCAAAATAGAGTTTCTTCGGATCAATCAGCTTCAAAATGGATTTAGCGTATCTGCGAGTACCCTTTGTGTAAACATACATTGTGAACAGCTCGTTGGCTTCTTTCAAGAAGTCGCCAACAAAAGGTCGTAGCTTCAGCAAGTATTCGATGGTTATGGCCGGTATGGGATCTCCTCTGACCTTCATCTTCCACAGATCTTCCCTTGTAGTTGAACCCGCTTCTTCGATGAGATACTTCTCTGCTTCGGAGAGACATCGAACCCTAACGGAGTGAATAAGCGTGTGGTCCAAGTCAAGAACAAGGTGAAGCTTCTTCATGTTGAGACAAGAGAAGTTCGTTGTGAGACGCTTCGTTAACGCTAAAGCCTCTTGGCTTAACTGTAAACCGTCGAAATGATAGACGAGTTCTCGGCCTTGGCTATTTTTGTCCACCTTTGATCTACAGACGGTGCAGACTCCGTGACGAATGTACCAGTGACCACAGTTATCAGGAGACAACAATGAAAACGAGAGTTCTTTCTTCTGCCTTTTGGATTCTGGTGGTTTCGATGATAGATCTTTATCTACCGACATGATTTTATCTGATCTATGAAATGAATCCTTTTGAGAACTGATCCGAGATCTTGGAGCGaagttaacaacaacaaaaaaaccctaatttgatgAGAAACCTGGTCAGAAGAGAGACCGAGATAGTAGTGTAACAGAAACTCagatctcatatatatatatatatatatatatatatatatatttttatatatatatcactcgAGATCTCTCACTTGTCACGTATTTTACTAGGTTTGTTGAAAAAataggattatatatatatatatatatatattttttttttttatatatatatcactcgAGATCTCTCACTTGTCACGTATTTTACTAGgtttgttgaaaaaataaaatcctaaatctgtattttttttgctaaacctTCGTTTTGTTGGCTTATCTACTTGATAAGTCCCTTTGTGGCAAATTCGTAAATACACTGCCATACACAATTTATACAAATGGACGTTGATAAGATATTGTAACTTATTACTAAAAACGTTACGTAAttaactaaaagtctaaaaccatCAAAAAAATAGATACCAAAATCGTGACGTAATTAATATTTCTGCTACTTACCCCATTCCGGTTTGGTTCGATACAGTTAGACTTATCATccactaaaccaaattaaacttcACTTGAAAATTCTAGTACCTTGTGGCCTCAACTGGAAACAATCaacagataaacaaaaaaaagtaacattgTCTTTTcagaaaaaatgttgttgttgttgatgatgagacaTGAGATTGTTACTACGTTGATGACTTAACAAAGAAGTTGTCTCAACATGTTTCAATAGAATCCTATAAATCTTGTTTCTTACCCTACGACAAGCCTCTGTTTCAGACTCtgtcatcatcattatcaccacttcctcttcttcttcttctttgtctccttTAACAATGGCGTCTAACCAATCACTCACCCGTTTAATCTGATACATTGTTTCCCCTACTTGTTGACTGCTCATCTCTCTCCACTTTGTTCCAACACTGATCTCATCTAAATACTTCTCGACTCGGCTTAGATACcaacttcttccttcttccctaAGCCAGTTTCTGAGTTCGTTCGATGCTCTTCCTAACCTCTCCTTTCTCTGTCCTAATCCCGGGTCAATTTCGCTTGTGTTACCTTCACGGTCTTCGATTTCATGAGAAATAAGGGTAAGACCCTTTCTCCCGGGGCTCTGTGTAGGCTTACTTGCAGATAAAGTAACCAGTTTGAGATCGGTAGCCAATGCTGATTTGATCCACTGAGTCGCCTTTTCGCGTCTCTCATCCCCTGTTTTCACTATGTTGGAATTGCAATGCTCTGTTTCTTCAGTTGATAGTGATTGAATGATGAGCCTGCTCTTGCTTAACTCATCTTGGAAACTCAAGAATTCTCCAATTCGTAGctcttgattttgatgatgttgGTCTCTCTTGTCCGAAAGCTCCGAGTATGACCTAGAACATTTCAGTTAGAAAATTTCTTGAGCAAGAAGATACAATTAGTTGTGTTGTGTCTCAAATTAAAGGGAAGCGTACCTTAGACATTTGAGCAATCTTTCAGCAGCTGAAGCCTCTAGCAATGCTTGGGATGCAGCTCGAATAGCCGTATCTCTCTGTCTCAGAACGTCCTGCCAAATTCACGAATGAACTCTCTCTTTAATACAGATCAAAACACATTTTATGATTCGATCAAAAGCTATTACTTACCTTTCCGAGATTTACAACTTTTGGAGGAAGTGAATTCCAGAGGATCTCTGTCTCTGTCCAGCTTCTTTTCCTCGATATCGAATCCGAGGATTCAAGGGTTTTGCTTTTAGGTGGAAGAAGGTTCTTACTCCTATTACTTCCATTTCCACAGCTTAAGCTTTTAGCCCATCTTGGAGATGGTGAAACTacaccatctcttcttcttgttctactactactacttgaCTTCTCCTCTATCCCTCCATAACTTCGGACAGAAGGAGAAGGCGAAGCCTgaaaatttattgaaaaaaaacaaatatcagaaTTTGTCTAAGCAGATGATGTAATTGCCAAAAGTCATTTTCTGTAAAACTTACGGCAGCAGAACTTCGAGTTCTTGAAACATGTTTAGGGTCAAGATCATGAGTTTTAATCATGGATGGATCTAAtgactctcttctctttctattATCACTCAAACCTATCCAGCTTCTTCTCCTAGCTACAGACGATAAAGACGAAGAGCAACTCGAAACCATTGATTCTGTATCATCTATTTCTTCCATTACACTCGAAAGGTTTTTGGATAACCCTAAATCCGTAAAATTTAACTCAGAGACGCTCGAGTTATTCCATCTTGTTCTTCTTGGCCTCTTAACTTGTTGATCGTAGCTTTGCTCAATATCCGATATACGGCCACAGAACTTTTCGATCCTTTCTTTAGGGATTAGATCGATTGGATCACCGATGCAAACCCTTCGACCTGGAGTTGGTCTAATGCCTTTGATCATAGGAACTGGATAAGCGAATTCAAGCTTCTCGACGAATATCAATTGACCGATTTGTAACTTGTCGTAGAGAACAAGATCGTTCTCTTCTCGAGGCAATGAGACATACATTGAATGTGTTGAATCTGATATTCTCAAGAAGAAACCTTTGTTTGGCCATAACCCTCCAGCTGCTAACACAGGGATTATGCTTCTTATCTGCAGCAAAACCGGTCTGTGATCAACGTCTCTTCGCACTTTCCCGACTCCCATTTCTTCTAGAAGCTTGAAAAGAACGCCTGATCTTAATTCTGCCATTGCTTGTAATTGTATCAGAAGAAACACAAAGAGGCAAGAACAGAGAAGGCTACGTTTCTCAATCTGTTGCATGTATAcagacaagaacaagattggTGGAATCTAATGTGtttatgttttgattctttTCAAAATGGAGTAAAAGGGTTTTTTGGGAAATCTTTAACTGTTTTTCTTATGATCAAAAGCCCTAATGTGGATACTTCTTCCTTGATTGCCAAGCAATCAAcagcattttttttgttcctttgtttATCATTAAGTTGTTTTGACAGTTTCCTTTACTATTTTTGGTCATTCTTGTTAATAAGTCAAATTAAGGAAAAACACAATTGAGTTTTGTATTTGATCATTATagtaatttaaaaagaaaaaaaaataagttaatttCATTGATAGATCagatttattacaaatttaaataacaGAAATATAAAATCAGAATtataattgtttctttcttacatAAAATCATCAACTCTATGCAAGCTAAGTCTTTGTTGCTATATCTTGAGAAGAGGAATctttattcacatttttttgaccaaaacCTGAAGATCTTTGATCAGACATATCCATTATAACAGGTGGATTGTACTCTGATTTAGTTCGACGGTGAGAAGATCCCTGTACTGAAGAAGAGCCTTCTTGTCCCATCATTAATGGTCGATAGCTTCGGCTCGATCCTACAGACATCGATCGATACATCTGATGAGCACGGTTATGGTCTTTCTTGATAGCATGAATCAGATATGGAATTAACCCCTCCAtgaaaattttatgtttatgtaataccaaaaatatatcttataGAAACCTACTATTTATATCATGTGGCATAAgaagaaaagttaaaattttctttgtATTATGTTGACTACTATATATCTCGGTTCAAATATTTGGATAAGAATTGACCCTGTTTGTGGTattataccaaatttttatttaggTTTTTGGTCATAATTGATGATAGCATTACAGTATTGACTTTTGAAAATAACAACTATAGTAGGCTTTTTGACAATAACACCTGTAGTAGAAGAATCTATGGGCTCTGTTGTTTTCTAGATGGAAACCGTTGAATCTCTGGCCAATCTAACGTTGAGATGATGATAGATTTGTTGATCACTGTTAGAGCCGATAACAAGCGTGTGGTGTCCTGTGACCAGTTTCCTTTTACCGTGAGTATCCACAAGGCTAAGTTCTTTGCAGACATCAAACTCAACGGTAACTTTCTCTGTCATGCTTCTTCCAACTTCTACTCTCTCAAACCCTATCAGTTGCGTCTGTGGCACGCCACCACCCACCAAAGACTTTGAACACTTTGGCGGTTTCCAGAACACCAGCACCACATGGCTTCCAGACCGTAGCCCGTGGTTCTTGACCCCGATAACGATCCGGATCTTGAGATT comes from Camelina sativa cultivar DH55 chromosome 19, Cs, whole genome shotgun sequence and encodes:
- the LOC104767648 gene encoding uncharacterized protein LOC104767648, yielding MQQIEKRSLLCSCLFVFLLIQLQAMAELRSGVLFKLLEEMGVGKVRRDVDHRPVLLQIRSIIPVLAAGGLWPNKGFFLRISDSTHSMYVSLPREENDLVLYDKLQIGQLIFVEKLEFAYPVPMIKGIRPTPGRRVCIGDPIDLIPKERIEKFCGRISDIEQSYDQQVKRPRRTRWNNSSVSELNFTDLGLSKNLSSVMEEIDDTESMVSSCSSSLSSVARRRSWIGLSDNRKRRESLDPSMIKTHDLDPKHVSRTRSSAAASPSPSVRSYGGIEEKSSSSSRTRRRDGVVSPSPRWAKSLSCGNGSNRSKNLLPPKSKTLESSDSISRKRSWTETEILWNSLPPKVVNLGKDVLRQRDTAIRAASQALLEASAAERLLKCLRSYSELSDKRDQHHQNQELRIGEFLSFQDELSKSRLIIQSLSTEETEHCNSNIVKTGDERREKATQWIKSALATDLKLVTLSASKPTQSPGRKGLTLISHEIEDREGNTSEIDPGLGQRKERLGRASNELRNWLREEGRSWYLSRVEKYLDEISVGTKWREMSSQQVGETMYQIKRVSDWLDAIVKGDKEEEEEEVVIMMMTESETEACRRVRNKIYRILLKHVETTSLLSHQRSNNLMSHHQQQQHFF
- the LOC104765832 gene encoding uncharacterized protein LOC104765832; amino-acid sequence: MEGLIPYLIHAIKKDHNRAHQMYRSMSVGSSRSYRPLMMGQEGSSSVQGSSHRRTKSEYNPPVIMDMSDQRSSGFGQKNVNKDSSSQDIATKT